The genomic DNA GGTGGACCGCTTCGGGGAAGTCTTGGTCCTCCAGGTGCGCACCCGGGGGATGGAGGCCTTAAGGGGGGCGTGGTTTCCGGCTCTTCTGGAGGTTGTGTCCCCCAAGGGGGTTTATGAGCGAAGCGATGTGGAGGCCAGGAGGCAGGAAGGCCTTCCCGAGAGGGTAGGGGTGGTCTACGGGGAGGTGCCTGGGGTTTTGGAGGTGGAGGAGGATGGCCTCCTTTTCTCCATTCCCCTGGTCCTGGCCCAGAAGACGGGGTTTTACCTGGACCAGCGGGAAAACCGCCGCCTTTTTGAAGGCCTGGTGCGCCCAGGGGAGAGGGTTTTGGACGTCTATAGCTACGTGGGGGGCTTTGCCCTCAGGGCTGCCCGGAAAGGGGCCTATGCCCTGGCAGTGGACAAGGACCTCGAGGCCCTCTCGGTGTTGGACCGAGCGGCGTTACGCCTGGGCTTTAGGGTGGACATCCTCCACGGAGAAGCCTTGGAGGTGCTAAAGGGCCTCGAGGGGTCCTTTCAGCATATCCTCTTGGACCCGCCCACCTTGGTGAAACGGCCGGAGGAGGTTTCCCCCATGAAGCGGCACCTGGTGGATCTCCTAAGGGAGGCCCTGCGCCTTTTGGCCCCCGAGGGCTACCTTTGGCTTTCCACGTGTAGCTACTACCTAAAGGCGGAGGACCTTTTGGAGGTGGCCCGGCGGGCGGCCGCCGACCGGGGGATGCGGCTAAGGGTACACGCCCTCACCTACCAGCCTAGGGATCACCCTTGGAGCCTGCACGTGCCGGAAAGCCTTTATTTGAAAACCCTTATCCTGCAGGAGGATGCCCTGTAAGGGCCGGTCGAGCCCTGGTATGATGGGCAGGGAAGCACCTTTGGGGTGCGGAAAGGGAGGCGCGTATGGAAGTGGCAAGGGGTTTGGAGGGCGTGCTCTTCACGGAAAGCCGGATGTGCTTCATTGACGGGGAGGCGGGCCGCCTCTATTACTACGGCATCCCCATCCAGGACCTAGCGGAAAGGAGCACCTTTGAAGAGACCACCTTTCTCCTCCTACACGGGAGACTTCCCAAACGGGAGGAGCTGGAAACCTTTAAGCGAGAACTTGCCTGGCGACGGGCCCTGCCAGATCA from Thermus albus includes the following:
- a CDS encoding class I SAM-dependent rRNA methyltransferase, with amino-acid sequence MLRVVVKPGKERKVRNFYPNLYRDELEEMPSQAGVAEAVATDGSFVAVGYLDPDSRIPFRAYRFDPGPLDRAFFLARFQRALRRREGMGQSYRLVHGEADGLPGLVVDRFGEVLVLQVRTRGMEALRGAWFPALLEVVSPKGVYERSDVEARRQEGLPERVGVVYGEVPGVLEVEEDGLLFSIPLVLAQKTGFYLDQRENRRLFEGLVRPGERVLDVYSYVGGFALRAARKGAYALAVDKDLEALSVLDRAALRLGFRVDILHGEALEVLKGLEGSFQHILLDPPTLVKRPEEVSPMKRHLVDLLREALRLLAPEGYLWLSTCSYYLKAEDLLEVARRAAADRGMRLRVHALTYQPRDHPWSLHVPESLYLKTLILQEDAL